From a single Pempheris klunzingeri isolate RE-2024b chromosome 2, fPemKlu1.hap1, whole genome shotgun sequence genomic region:
- the LOC139218267 gene encoding zinc finger E-box-binding homeobox 2-like, giving the protein MMTEESRGKRRKQANPRRNRVDSEQVSSLGSEGEDEVGLWSLDPQDCQESLDKTSLTPSEGTEEPGSPARSMRPHSLSPGSRNCWGQVEPEAEAAEDATTASAMDREGDQEPLRMYYKNSDSQNAFEDLAHYEFLAQLRKASTSASLLDHLNHNGTSAVYQPGGRHDELPPAIWSPGAQHCSPEGADAARTQQACPFCHRMYQRGASLRDHIKYCQEREGSHMACPLCGYTATLRAQMERHLALHNQVQDKSAISLDQAMETRKFKCLQCGKAFKYKHHLKEHLRIHSGEKPYECSNCKKRFSHSGSYSSHLSSKKCLSGGGNGGGNTGGASGAFNGHSHSSYHHSFPTSPSAGGGRNSNDKGSPMASQDNTRPLVLASEDAHQLSLQDPNHNPTGFPRASDLARLWDPSAELSLRASILKGTTLLPYLHSGTKFEQMLQEMLHREAKKDEEKDRGGGAAMEERKVIYNGGEPDRKASPDRRREAVRSGEGERGVSGVTCRWCSQLFPNVAVLLQHERYLCKMNRDAVEVPEGLRSKDHPSPPLFFPRSALLQAENSKPSEATNGLSGNKSPLQKPSWHSVPQQLLVAMHSPPQPHHDALSSRAYWSSQEKGSPSQPINRSPELSSPRARRRVPSSGFGSPVCLDLTSCPLELSSPQNQPSSPWSQNEPLDLSLPKQLSDQEGRNKTGNSNSARGERRELGPQQLKRPSPTSHPALHPYPVYSGAGVSVFPGALYNGFPIFNQSGLGLSGHDGITAIPFSQPPSSPGFLSPMAYMMEADAEATLKKIHQERQALMGEVLSRGGLDYLSLMDEGLEGEGGPGRKRLKKTDEGLYACDICEKTFQKSSSLLRHKYEHTGKRPHECKTCNKAFKHKHHLIEHSRLHSGEKPYQCDKCGKRFSHSGSYSQHMNHRYAYCSKDQDPDQDHEEMPLTPGAGNNLEGRLADETPLSMEDAQTLHSFLSDSSLDGTAEALKEEEEELEDKAAGGSDGHVEDARVGLSGAAEELGGSPIQVSPRAENGVQNERNSYDVGNHIEEAERELWDRDTEDQNGDLDKCELSLDITDLPRIKT; this is encoded by the exons TGGATTCTGAGCAGGTCAGTTCACTGGGGTCTGAGGGGGAGGATGAGGTTGGCCTGTGGAGCCTGGACCCCCAGGACTGCCAGGAGAGCCTGGACAAGACGAGCCTGACGCCGAGTGAGGGGACGGAGGAGCCTGGCAGCCCTGCTCGCTCCATGCGGCCGCACAGCCTCAGCCCAGGCAGCAGGAACTGCTGGGGGCAGGTGGAGCCAGAGGCCGAGGCCGCAGAGGATGCCACCACTGCATCTGCCATGGACAGGGAGGGAGACCAGGAGCCACTGAGGATGTACT ATAAGAACTCAGACTCCCAGAATGCCTTTGAGGACCTGGCCCACTATGAATTTCTGGCCCAGTTGAGGAAGGCCTCTACCTCAGCCAGTCTCTTGGACCATCTGAACCACAATGGCACGTCAGCCGTGTACCAACCGGGCGGCAGGCACGATGAGCTGCCACCTGCCATCTGGTCACCAGGAGCTCAGCACTGCTCACCTGAGGGAGCAG ATGCAGCGAGGACCCAGCAGGCCTGTCCATTCTGCCACAGGATGTATCAGCGAGGAGCCTCACTGAGGGACCACATCAAGTACTGtcaggagagggaggggagccACATGGCCTGTCCGCTCTGTGGATACACTGCCACCCTTAGGGCACAGATGGAGCGGCACTTGGCACTTCACAACCAAGTGCAGGACAAG AGTGCCATCTCTTTGGATCAAGCCATGGAGACGAGGAAATTCAAATGTCTGCAGTGTGGGAAAGCATTCAAGTACAAACACCACCTCAAAGAGCATCTCCGCATCCACAGCG GTGAGAAACCTTATGAGTGCTCCAACTGCAAGAAACGTTTCTCTCACTCTGGCTCCTACAGCTCCCATCTAAGCAGCAAAAAGTGCCTGAGTGGCGGAGGAAATGGAGGTGGGAACACAGGGGGAGCCAGCGGTGCTTTTAATGGACATAGCCACAGCTCCTACCACCATTCATTTCCAACGTCTCCCTCTGCAGGCGGGGGGAGAAACAGTAACGACAAGGGCTCTCCGATGGCTTCCCAAGATAATACCAGGCCTCTGGTTCTAGCCTCAGAGGATGCCCACCAGCTCTCACTGCAGGACCCCAACCACAACCCCACAGGCTTCCCCAGAGCTTCAGACCTGGCTCGACTTTGGGACCCCTCGGCAGAGCTCTCTCTGAGGGCCAGTATACTGAAAGGGACCACCCTGCTGCCTTATCTGCACTCTGGGACCAAGTTTGAGCAGATGCTGCAGGAGATGCTTCACAGGGAGGCGAAGAAAGACgaggagaaggacagaggaggaggggctgcaATGGAGGAAAGGAAGGTGATCTACAACGGAGGAGAGCCTGACAGGAAGGCGTCGCCTGACAGGAGAAGGGAGGCAGTGAGGTCAGGTGAAGGGGAGCGAGGCGTGTCTGGGGTGACGTGTCGCTGGTGCTCCCAGCTTTTCCCCAACGTGGCGGTGCTCCTACAGCACGAGCGCTACCTCTGTAAGATGAACCGAGACGCAGTGGAGGTGCCAGAGGGTCTTCGGAGCAAAGACCACCCATCACCACCTCTGTTCTTCCCCAGATCTGCTCTTCTTCAGGCGGAGAACAGCAAACCGAGTGAAGCAACCAACGGCCTCTCTGGAAACAAATCACCATTACAGAAGCCCAGCTGGCACTCCGTACCGCAGCAGCTTTTGGTCGCAATGCACTCTCCACCACAGCCCCACCATGATGCCCTGTCGTCACGAGCGTACTGGTCCAGCCAGGAAAAGGGAAGCCCAAGCCAACCAATCAACCGCTCCCCAGAGCTGTCATCACCCCGAGCCAGACGGAGAGTTCCCTCCTCAGGATTTGGTTCTCCGGTCTGCCTCGACCTCACCAGCTGTCCTCTTgaactctcctctcctcagaaCCAGCCCAGCAGCCCCTGGTCACAGAATGAACCCCTGGACCTCTCCCTGCCCAAGCAGCTCTCAGACCAAGAGGGgagaaacaaaactggaaaCAGCAACTCAGCCAGAGGAGAGAGGCGAGAGCTCGGGCCCCAGCAGCTCAAGAGACCAAGTCCTACTTCACATCCAGCCCTTCACCCCTACCCGGTCTACAGCGGGGCCGGAGtttctgtgtttccaggtgCCTTGTACAACGGATTTCCTATCTTCAACCAGTCTGGTTTAGGGCTTTCAGGACATGATGGCATCACAGCGATTCCCTTCAGCCAGCCGCCTAGTAGCCCTGGGTTCCTCTCACCTATGGCTTACATGATGGAAGCAGACGCAGAGGCGACGCTGAAAAAGATCCACCAGGAGAGACAAGCTCTCATG GGTGAGGTGTTGAGCCGTGGAGGTCTGGACTACCTGTCTCTGATGGACGAAGGactggagggagaaggagggccGGGGAGGAAGAGACTGAAGAAGACAGACGAGGGGCTTTATGCTTGTGACATTTGTGAAAAAACCTTTCAGAAGAGCAGCTCTCTGCTCCGACACAAATACGAGCACACAG GCAAACGCCCTCATGAGTGCAAGACATGCAACAAGGCCTTCAAGCATAAACACCATCTGATTGAGCACAGCCGGCTGCActctggagagaaaccgtatcAGTGTGACAAGTGTGGCAAACGCTTCTCTCATTCCGGCTCGTACTCCCAGCACATGAACCACCGCTACGCTTACTGCAGCAAAGACCAGGATCCAGACCAAGACCACGAGGAGATGCCCCTCACCCCCGGCGCGGGCAACAATCTGGAGGGTCGCCTCGCTGACGAGACCCCTCTGTCCATGGAGGACGCCCAGACCCTGCACTCCTTCCTCAGTGATTCCAGTCTGGATGGAACAGCAGAGGCCctcaaggaggaggaggaagagctaGAAGATAAAGCGGCGGGAGGCAGCGATGGTCACGTGGAAGACGCACGCGTGGGTTTGTCAGGGGCTGCAGAGGAGCTGGGAGGAAGCCCCATCCAAGTATCACCCAGAGCGGAGAATGGAGTGCAAAATGAGAGAAACAGTTACGATGTTGGAAACCATATTGAAGAGGCGGAGAGAGAATTGTGGGACCGAGACACCGAGGACCAGAATGGAGACTTGGACAAATGTGAACTGAGCCTGGATATCACAGATTTACCCAGAATAAAAACTTAA